A DNA window from Paenibacillus sp. HWE-109 contains the following coding sequences:
- a CDS encoding alpha/beta hydrolase, with amino-acid sequence MTRLDNDIPHIPQVENSLEAFSLPNTHQFLLPSKARQQPYRIFVYTPAQEAPPQGFPVLYLLDANALFGTIVEAVRVQARRPEKTGVYPAIIVGIGYPTDEPFDDSRYYDFTMPTSDEVLKALPVRNKDHVWPKVGGAEDFRDFIEQALKPRIERDYPVDRNRQGIFGHSLGGLFVLQTLLTMPDSFQFYVAGSPSIHWNKELVRQQEAQFAALQQHARKRIHLLITLGELEDAHPSGMNGNAREFFERFSLLTSEELRVEYQEFEGEGHVSVLPALVSRMLRFVLGG; translated from the coding sequence TTGACCCGTTTAGACAATGACATCCCGCATATTCCTCAGGTCGAGAATAGCCTCGAGGCCTTCTCTCTGCCTAATACACATCAGTTTCTCCTTCCATCGAAGGCAAGACAGCAGCCGTATCGCATCTTCGTCTACACACCAGCGCAAGAAGCGCCGCCGCAAGGATTTCCTGTTCTATATCTGTTGGATGCCAATGCTTTGTTCGGCACGATTGTAGAAGCAGTGCGAGTTCAAGCTCGCAGACCGGAAAAGACCGGCGTTTATCCGGCCATCATCGTAGGTATCGGATATCCGACGGACGAACCGTTCGACGATTCCCGGTACTATGATTTCACGATGCCGACTTCGGATGAAGTCCTCAAAGCTCTTCCTGTAAGGAATAAAGATCATGTATGGCCCAAAGTGGGGGGCGCTGAGGATTTCCGGGATTTCATCGAGCAAGCATTGAAACCGCGAATCGAACGCGACTATCCGGTCGATCGGAATCGGCAGGGGATTTTTGGACACTCCTTGGGCGGGCTTTTTGTCCTTCAAACGCTTTTGACGATGCCTGACAGCTTTCAATTTTATGTGGCAGGCAGTCCGTCGATCCATTGGAATAAGGAACTAGTGAGGCAGCAAGAGGCACAATTCGCGGCGCTTCAGCAGCATGCAAGAAAGAGAATCCATTTATTAATTACGCTAGGTGAGCTGGAAGATGCGCATCCAAGCGGCATGAACGGAAATGCCCGTGAGTTTTTCGAACGGTTCTCACTTTTAACGAGCGAAGAGCTGCGTGTGGAGTACCAGGAGTTTGAGGGCGAGGGACATGTTTCCGTTCTTCCTGCGCTTGTGAGCCGCATGCTCCGTTTTGTGCTGGGGGGTTAA
- a CDS encoding iron-hydroxamate ABC transporter substrate-binding protein, producing the protein MKKLWTLGISTMVLVGLTACGGKGEPVPAAATKAPEKVSSTAAATATPQATASGPRVIKYGGKEYTVPAKAERVVITGSLESMEDALLLDVKPVGAITVSGKFPALFAPITEKAEGVGEKIQPNLETIVKLKPDVILMSTKFPAETVEKVSKIGPTIPVSHIATDWENNLLLLGDLTGKQDKAKQVLDTYKKDAAALKTKIGPVLKDKKVLALRVRAGSLFIYPEDVFFNPSIYAELGATVPNEVKQAKAQQNISLEKLSEMNPDYLFIQFSEEENKDTPKVFDELKNNPIFKSINAVKNDQLYTNLVDPLTQGGTAYSKIKFFEAINKSKLVQAK; encoded by the coding sequence ATGAAGAAATTATGGACACTCGGTATTTCGACGATGGTCTTAGTAGGTTTAACAGCATGTGGAGGTAAAGGGGAGCCGGTTCCAGCGGCTGCGACCAAAGCGCCAGAGAAAGTCAGCAGTACGGCTGCAGCTACAGCTACTCCACAGGCAACAGCATCAGGCCCAAGAGTGATTAAATATGGCGGCAAAGAGTACACGGTTCCTGCCAAAGCAGAGAGAGTTGTTATTACAGGCTCGCTGGAATCCATGGAAGACGCGCTTTTGCTGGATGTGAAACCAGTTGGAGCGATCACTGTCAGCGGGAAATTCCCGGCGTTGTTCGCGCCAATTACTGAAAAAGCAGAAGGTGTAGGCGAGAAAATACAGCCGAATCTGGAAACGATTGTGAAGCTCAAGCCAGACGTCATTCTGATGAGCACGAAGTTCCCGGCAGAAACGGTTGAGAAAGTCAGCAAAATCGGACCAACGATTCCGGTTTCCCATATTGCGACAGATTGGGAGAACAATCTTTTGCTTCTAGGGGATTTGACAGGCAAGCAAGATAAAGCGAAGCAAGTCCTCGATACGTACAAAAAAGATGCAGCAGCGCTTAAAACAAAGATCGGACCTGTTTTAAAAGATAAAAAGGTGCTGGCTCTACGCGTGCGTGCAGGAAGCTTGTTCATTTATCCTGAAGACGTCTTCTTCAACCCTTCCATCTACGCTGAGCTTGGCGCTACAGTTCCTAACGAAGTGAAGCAAGCCAAGGCACAGCAAAACATTTCTTTGGAAAAGCTGTCTGAAATGAATCCGGATTACTTGTTCATTCAGTTCTCCGAAGAAGAAAACAAAGATACACCTAAAGTGTTTGATGAACTGAAAAATAATCCGATTTTCAAAAGTATCAACGCTGTGAAAAATGACCAGTTGTATACGAATCTTGTTGATCCTTTGACACAAGGCGGAACAGCTTACAGTAAAATTAAGTTTTTTGAAGCGATCAACAAAAGTAAACTAGTTCAAGCAAAGTGA
- a CDS encoding AraC family transcriptional regulator: protein MSTALSMELSKDKDLLANLDSLWVKFRTAHWLQDGYMAPQLTSSYYLIVVKQAEGLLTLDLETYRLQQDVVYFVSPGQTIGICEDHGKKADVYMMEFDIHQDGQGTVAFPLSGDTTIHMENAMLMLCEQLCSCSRSDKPMERFRGQSLFQELLYWIMNHLRQATRPDSRAAMDRTKLYIDNHYREGITIEQLARMAEISPKYYVNLFKKTYGKTAIDYLTEVRVTMAKQLMVQSDVRLREIAFQVGYNDEFYFSRMFKKEVGVSPTIYLKNRRLRIAAYSAPTLGQLLALKIVPYAAPLHPKWTSYYYNKYRTDIPLHLSGYRYNEDWEVKVEALAQSQLDCIICTDQLHPLEKERLERIAPVHIIPLHETTWREQLLMTAKIVGATDEAEAWLNGYNRKVAHVRDRLHDKLKQEKLLVISQFKDSYHIFPTRGMREVVYGDLQMNVPHGVEGYHEGQGLDLEELVSINADHILLNICQETETLHHWDRVQNSKQWQDLEAVRKNKVHFISSDPWREYSAYASERMIIDLNEQLCGNRT, encoded by the coding sequence TTGTCCACTGCTCTTTCGATGGAACTTTCCAAGGATAAAGACCTTTTAGCTAACCTTGACAGCCTATGGGTTAAGTTTCGCACGGCTCATTGGCTGCAAGATGGATATATGGCGCCACAACTGACTTCTTCCTACTATTTAATTGTAGTTAAACAGGCAGAAGGCCTTTTGACGCTTGATTTGGAGACCTACCGTTTGCAGCAGGATGTCGTTTATTTCGTTTCGCCTGGTCAGACGATTGGGATCTGTGAAGATCATGGCAAGAAAGCCGACGTATATATGATGGAATTCGATATTCATCAGGATGGGCAGGGGACTGTTGCATTTCCGCTTTCAGGTGACACGACCATCCATATGGAGAACGCCATGCTGATGCTTTGTGAGCAGTTGTGCAGCTGCAGCCGGAGTGATAAGCCCATGGAACGGTTCCGGGGGCAGTCTCTTTTCCAAGAGTTGCTCTACTGGATCATGAATCATCTGCGTCAGGCAACCAGACCCGATTCCAGGGCTGCAATGGACCGCACCAAGTTGTACATCGACAACCATTACCGGGAGGGCATCACCATTGAACAGCTTGCCCGCATGGCTGAAATCAGTCCCAAATATTATGTGAATTTATTCAAAAAAACGTATGGGAAAACGGCGATTGATTATTTGACCGAAGTCCGTGTCACGATGGCGAAACAGTTAATGGTTCAATCGGATGTTCGGTTGCGGGAAATCGCGTTTCAGGTTGGCTATAATGACGAATTTTATTTTAGCCGAATGTTCAAAAAAGAGGTTGGGGTATCTCCGACCATTTATCTTAAAAACCGAAGACTCCGAATAGCTGCTTACTCGGCACCGACGCTGGGGCAGCTTCTTGCGCTCAAAATCGTCCCTTACGCAGCTCCGCTGCATCCTAAGTGGACTTCGTACTACTATAATAAATATCGCACAGATATACCGCTTCACCTCAGTGGTTACCGCTATAACGAAGACTGGGAAGTTAAGGTTGAGGCGCTCGCGCAAAGCCAATTGGATTGTATTATATGTACAGACCAACTTCATCCATTGGAAAAGGAACGTTTGGAGCGCATCGCACCTGTGCATATCATTCCCCTGCATGAAACGACTTGGCGTGAACAGTTGTTGATGACCGCGAAGATCGTAGGTGCTACTGATGAAGCGGAAGCTTGGTTAAACGGGTATAACCGCAAAGTCGCGCATGTCCGCGACCGCTTGCACGATAAGCTGAAGCAGGAGAAGCTGCTGGTCATAAGCCAGTTCAAGGATTCCTATCACATCTTCCCCACACGGGGGATGCGGGAGGTTGTTTATGGCGACCTGCAAATGAATGTCCCGCACGGCGTGGAAGGCTATCATGAAGGGCAGGGCTTGGATTTGGAGGAGCTGGTCTCCATTAACGCAGATCATATTTTGCTTAACATTTGCCAAGAAACCGAAACGCTGCATCACTGGGACCGGGTACAGAACTCCAAACAATGGCAGGATTTAGAAGCCGTGCGCAAGAATAAAGTGCACTTCATTTCTTCAGATCCTTGGCGAGAGTACTCGGCTTATGCAAGCGAACGAATGATTATAGATCTCAATGAGCAGCTATGTGGAAATCGTACATAA
- a CDS encoding FecCD family ABC transporter permease, with amino-acid sequence MAKKSRSTFLVTVIVGVGLMLLTAYISLTNGAFDITLRDIMRTLLRIQPQKDFDLVIFEFRLPRIVIAAIVGMGLGMAGAAVQSLTRNNLADPGILGINAGAGVAMVIFLFFYQGKVKGTSWTAILAMPLVGLIGGLGAAMLIYAFSWKNGRLESQRLLLTGIAIASGLSAVTLFITLKMNAKDFEMAAVWASGSIYNANWKYIVSMLPWLIVLTPILVTRTRILDVFQLKEDTVRSLGVSVEKQKALLMLSSIGIVSACVSVSGGIGFIGLMSPHIARRLVGISHRRMMPVCAIVGALLVMISDFIAKTVFTPAELPVGVVIAIVGVPYFVWLLYRNKQRH; translated from the coding sequence ATCGCTAAGAAATCTCGCAGCACATTTCTTGTGACGGTTATCGTCGGAGTCGGACTTATGCTGTTGACCGCCTATATTTCCTTAACAAACGGTGCTTTTGACATTACGCTTCGCGATATTATGCGGACACTTTTGCGGATTCAGCCGCAGAAGGATTTTGATCTTGTGATTTTTGAGTTCCGGCTTCCTCGCATCGTCATCGCTGCCATCGTGGGGATGGGGCTGGGGATGGCTGGGGCTGCCGTTCAGAGCTTGACGCGCAATAATCTGGCTGATCCAGGCATCCTGGGGATTAATGCCGGGGCAGGCGTGGCGATGGTCATCTTCCTTTTTTTCTACCAAGGCAAAGTGAAAGGAACAAGTTGGACGGCAATTTTGGCGATGCCATTGGTCGGTCTGATTGGCGGCTTGGGCGCTGCCATGCTGATCTATGCGTTTTCTTGGAAAAACGGCAGATTAGAATCCCAGCGGCTGCTGCTGACAGGCATCGCGATAGCCTCAGGCCTGTCGGCGGTTACCCTGTTCATTACCTTGAAAATGAATGCCAAGGATTTCGAAATGGCTGCAGTATGGGCCTCCGGGAGCATTTATAATGCAAACTGGAAATACATCGTTTCCATGCTGCCTTGGCTGATCGTGCTCACGCCGATACTCGTAACGCGCACTCGCATTCTCGACGTGTTTCAGCTCAAAGAAGACACGGTTCGCAGTCTTGGCGTTTCCGTGGAGAAGCAGAAAGCGCTGCTGATGCTCAGCAGCATCGGTATCGTTAGCGCATGCGTGTCCGTATCCGGAGGCATTGGATTCATCGGATTGATGTCGCCGCACATCGCTCGCCGGCTTGTCGGCATTTCCCACCGTCGGATGATGCCGGTATGCGCCATCGTCGGAGCGCTGCTCGTTATGATCTCCGACTTCATAGCGAAGACGGTATTCACACCGGCTGAACTGCCGGTTGGGGTTGTTATAGCGATTGTTGGCGTGCCCTACTTTGTATGGCTGCTCTATCGGAATAAGCAAAGGCATTAA
- a CDS encoding 2,3-dihydro-2,3-dihydroxybenzoate dehydrogenase, translating to MQDLQFTGKVALVTGAAQGIGEAIVRALCKQGAVVAAVDLQQDTLNRLATELKEQGLKAFAYSADVRDSESVQAVVDRIERELGPIELLVHAAGVLRMGALTSLSDADWSDVMSVNLNGVFHISRAVLSYMKPRRNGAVVTVSSNAAAIPRMHMGAYATSKAAVTMFTKCLGLELAEYGIRCNIVSPGSTDTPMLRSMWEDESGAQRTIEGSLETYRTGIPLRKLATPEDIAASVLFLLSAQAGHLTMHDLRVDGGATLGV from the coding sequence ATGCAGGATCTACAATTTACAGGCAAAGTGGCTTTGGTTACTGGAGCCGCTCAAGGCATTGGCGAAGCCATTGTTAGAGCTTTGTGCAAGCAGGGAGCCGTTGTAGCTGCTGTAGATTTGCAGCAGGATACGCTGAACCGTCTCGCGACTGAGCTAAAAGAACAAGGACTGAAGGCATTTGCGTACTCCGCAGATGTGCGGGACAGTGAATCCGTTCAAGCTGTGGTTGACCGTATCGAGCGCGAGTTGGGGCCGATTGAACTTCTTGTCCATGCGGCCGGGGTGTTAAGAATGGGAGCTCTTACCAGCCTCTCCGATGCCGATTGGTCCGATGTGATGTCTGTTAATCTTAACGGCGTTTTTCATATCTCAAGAGCGGTTCTCTCCTACATGAAGCCGCGCCGCAATGGGGCTGTCGTCACGGTCAGCTCCAATGCTGCTGCAATTCCGCGCATGCATATGGGGGCGTATGCCACTTCCAAGGCAGCGGTGACCATGTTCACGAAGTGTCTGGGTCTGGAACTCGCTGAGTATGGGATTCGCTGCAACATCGTCTCCCCAGGCTCAACAGACACGCCCATGCTCAGGTCCATGTGGGAAGATGAAAGCGGAGCTCAGCGTACGATCGAAGGCTCCTTAGAGACTTATAGAACGGGAATTCCGCTCAGAAAATTAGCGACACCTGAAGATATCGCAGCCAGTGTGCTCTTTCTTCTCTCGGCGCAAGCGGGGCATCTCACCATGCATGATTTGCGCGTAGACGGGGGAGCAACTCTAGGCGTTTAG
- a CDS encoding FecCD family ABC transporter permease, giving the protein MKLRIPGHTLILTAAPFAVVFTILLSILYGAKNIDISSVFNAFLHFDAGNVDHQIITHSRLPRVGGALLVGAFLAVSGALMQGMTRNDLASPSIMGITDGSAFAVTICMIMAPYASSMAMIIASFIGSALSIVLVFGLASLLPGGLSPVRLAILGTLIGTFLSSVSSAMAMYFQVSQNISFWYNSRLHQMDPQLIMLAVPFAVAGLVMAMWISKSVTIFSLGEELAVSLGQRTTLVKLTATLSVILLTGISVAIAGKIGFVGLLVPHITRFLTGLDYKWIIPCSAVIGGVFLALCDVLSRFLNYPFEMPIGVVTAIIGVPYFLYLIRTRGGDSHR; this is encoded by the coding sequence ATGAAACTGAGGATTCCGGGGCATACGCTTATCTTGACAGCGGCGCCTTTCGCAGTAGTGTTCACGATCTTACTCTCGATCCTGTATGGCGCCAAAAACATCGATATAAGCAGTGTCTTCAATGCATTCCTGCATTTCGATGCGGGGAATGTGGATCATCAGATCATTACACACTCTAGGCTGCCCAGAGTAGGCGGAGCGCTTCTAGTCGGCGCCTTCCTGGCGGTATCAGGGGCTCTCATGCAGGGGATGACCAGGAATGACCTGGCATCCCCTTCCATTATGGGGATCACCGACGGTTCAGCTTTTGCTGTAACAATTTGCATGATTATGGCGCCTTATGCCTCATCTATGGCGATGATTATTGCTTCTTTCATAGGTTCAGCGCTTAGTATTGTGCTGGTATTCGGACTCGCGTCCTTACTGCCGGGAGGTCTTTCACCGGTGCGGCTGGCGATTCTGGGAACGTTGATTGGAACGTTTCTGAGCAGCGTTTCTTCTGCAATGGCGATGTATTTTCAAGTTTCGCAAAATATTAGCTTCTGGTACAATTCCCGCTTGCATCAAATGGACCCGCAGTTAATCATGCTGGCGGTTCCTTTTGCTGTTGCAGGGCTTGTGATGGCGATGTGGATTTCCAAATCCGTCACGATTTTCTCGTTGGGTGAAGAGCTTGCCGTCTCCCTCGGACAGAGAACGACGCTAGTGAAGCTAACGGCGACGCTTAGCGTTATTCTGCTGACGGGTATCTCGGTGGCGATTGCCGGCAAGATCGGCTTCGTAGGGCTGCTTGTGCCGCACATTACACGTTTTCTCACAGGGCTTGATTACAAATGGATCATCCCCTGCTCAGCGGTCATCGGAGGCGTCTTTCTGGCGCTCTGCGATGTGCTCAGCCGATTTCTGAACTATCCCTTTGAAATGCCGATTGGCGTCGTTACGGCTATTATCGGGGTGCCTTACTTCCTCTACCTAATTCGAACGCGGGGAGGGGATTCCCATCGCTAA
- the dhbC gene encoding isochorismate synthase DhbC: MKTNIQLDREVVAADLLADYQPGSSFFFASPRATLLAQGTIADLPESPHGNELQSLPERAARLLAHIRQPGQSVPMLVGAVPFDPMQPAQLVVPMTTRKMGPLQFEPHERVRRPIGSNFETVAIPSAEGYVSGVEKALKRLRSGELDKIVLARSLKLTSPNKVDLRQLLRNLAVHNTHGYTFAVDLPKRVEGNLQAPPSIESRTLIGASPELLVSRSGREVVVNPLAGSAPRSEDPIEDARRAKELLVSPKDLREHALVIEAVAEALRPFCHNLDVPQAPSLVQTATMWHLSTELRGELTDPSVTSLALAVALHPTPAVCGSPTALAREAIREIEPFDRGFYTGLVGWCDASGDGEWIITIRCAVAESRSLQLYAGAGVVAESSAESELQETTAKFRTMLHAMGINHES; encoded by the coding sequence ATGAAAACCAATATTCAACTTGATCGTGAGGTTGTAGCGGCCGATCTTCTAGCAGATTATCAGCCGGGTTCCTCGTTTTTCTTTGCTTCTCCACGTGCCACCCTATTGGCTCAAGGGACGATTGCTGATTTACCGGAATCCCCCCATGGCAATGAACTCCAGTCACTGCCGGAACGGGCAGCGCGATTGCTCGCTCATATCAGGCAGCCTGGACAAAGTGTCCCGATGCTTGTAGGCGCAGTCCCCTTTGATCCGATGCAGCCGGCGCAGCTGGTAGTTCCGATGACAACGCGTAAAATGGGACCGCTGCAGTTTGAACCGCATGAACGGGTACGACGCCCGATCGGTTCCAACTTTGAGACCGTCGCAATCCCCTCGGCCGAAGGTTATGTGAGCGGCGTTGAAAAGGCGTTGAAACGCCTCAGATCAGGCGAACTGGACAAGATTGTGCTAGCGCGTTCCTTGAAGCTCACATCGCCTAACAAAGTGGATTTACGGCAACTCCTGCGTAATTTGGCTGTCCATAATACGCATGGTTATACATTCGCGGTTGACTTGCCGAAGCGCGTCGAAGGGAATCTCCAAGCGCCTCCGAGCATTGAGAGCAGAACGCTGATTGGCGCCAGCCCAGAGCTGCTCGTATCGCGATCAGGACGCGAAGTGGTTGTGAACCCGCTCGCGGGCTCCGCTCCACGCAGTGAGGATCCGATCGAGGATGCAAGGCGAGCGAAGGAACTGCTTGTCTCACCCAAGGATTTACGTGAGCACGCGCTCGTGATTGAAGCTGTAGCAGAAGCGCTTCGACCATTTTGCCACAATCTGGACGTTCCGCAAGCGCCTTCGCTTGTGCAGACGGCGACCATGTGGCATCTCTCAACCGAATTAAGGGGGGAATTAACAGATCCATCTGTCACTTCGCTGGCCCTTGCTGTTGCTTTGCACCCGACACCAGCGGTATGCGGCTCTCCAACGGCGCTAGCCAGGGAAGCCATCCGTGAAATCGAACCTTTTGATCGTGGATTCTATACCGGTTTGGTAGGTTGGTGCGATGCCAGTGGAGACGGTGAATGGATAATTACGATCCGTTGTGCTGTAGCGGAGAGTCGATCTCTTCAACTGTATGCAGGCGCAGGCGTGGTAGCAGAATCAAGCGCGGAGTCTGAATTGCAGGAAACGACCGCTAAATTCCGCACCATGCTTCATGCCATGGGCATAAACCATGAATCATGA
- a CDS encoding 4'-phosphopantetheinyl transferase family protein — MDTVAGQPVEELLDLVAEEKRTRLRRFHRREDLLRGLWAELLLRSLIIEEVRLPNAEIVFEFGPNGKPRLSGADHFHFNISHSGNWVACMVDSQPVGVDVEQIQAYDEALTRSLFAEEEYRYITESSDPESRQFRFYQIWTAKESYIKAIGTGLSLPLHSFSLITPEGVEGVKRIQDEDWLLQSYPLDPAYSLMSCSKSARTWESFQRMQPQAIIERVRSVPS; from the coding sequence ATGGATACTGTAGCGGGGCAGCCAGTTGAAGAACTTTTGGATTTGGTAGCGGAGGAAAAAAGAACAAGGCTGCGAAGATTTCACCGCCGGGAGGACTTGCTGCGCGGGCTGTGGGCAGAATTGCTGCTGCGAAGCTTAATAATAGAAGAAGTCAGGCTTCCTAACGCTGAAATTGTGTTTGAATTCGGCCCTAATGGGAAACCTCGGCTTAGTGGAGCGGACCACTTTCATTTTAACATCTCACACTCAGGAAACTGGGTTGCTTGTATGGTAGATAGTCAGCCTGTCGGTGTGGATGTGGAGCAGATTCAAGCCTACGATGAAGCATTAACGCGCTCTTTGTTTGCAGAGGAGGAATACCGCTACATCACAGAGTCATCTGACCCAGAAAGCAGGCAGTTCCGCTTTTATCAAATATGGACGGCCAAAGAAAGCTATATCAAAGCGATAGGTACTGGTTTAAGCCTGCCCTTGCATTCGTTTTCCTTGATCACGCCAGAGGGAGTGGAGGGGGTTAAACGCATCCAAGATGAGGATTGGCTCCTTCAATCGTACCCATTAGATCCAGCGTACAGTTTAATGTCTTGTTCTAAATCCGCCAGAACTTGGGAATCATTCCAGAGGATGCAGCCTCAAGCAATAATCGAGCGAGTAAGGTCTGTCCCTAGTTGA
- a CDS encoding S-layer homology domain-containing protein encodes MIVDGRGQERFEPSGSITRTEIAALLVRSLGLDDSVGKVPFHGAGNGWQYSAVAAAYEAGLINGYKSEDFLPNKEVTRVDLSC; translated from the coding sequence ATGATTGTAGACGGGCGAGGCCAAGAAAGGTTTGAGCCGAGTGGCAGCATCACGCGAACAGAAATCGCGGCTTTGCTGGTACGCTCGCTTGGATTAGACGACAGCGTTGGTAAGGTTCCATTTCATGGCGCAGGAAATGGTTGGCAGTATTCCGCCGTTGCCGCTGCCTATGAGGCAGGGTTAATAAATGGCTATAAAAGCGAGGATTTCCTGCCTAATAAGGAGGTAACCCGTGTAGATCTGTCATGCTGA
- the phnD gene encoding phosphate/phosphite/phosphonate ABC transporter substrate-binding protein: MMKKFTVISLSMMVAATALAGCAKKEETKPSASTTPKASTAASATPAAAGFVPKELKVQFVPSQNAETLEAKAKPLEKLLQDKLGIPVKVSVSTDYNVVIEAMASKQVDIGFLPPSNYVVAHDTRNAADLLVQATRLGVDDATGQPTKDLVNFYKSEILVKADSPIKSVADLKGKKIGWQGVTSAAGYIYPGLLLKKANIDPVKDVTGVQFQGHDKAVIALLNGQVDAVGVFQDIRTNMLKDYPELFKQTKVLAYSDNIPNDVIAVRPDMDATWKKKIQDAFIAIGNDPEGQKIILDVYTHKGYVVTEDSKFNIVREANKAMGLK, from the coding sequence ATGATGAAAAAATTTACCGTTATCAGTTTGTCCATGATGGTTGCTGCTACTGCTCTTGCAGGATGCGCAAAGAAAGAGGAGACAAAACCATCTGCGTCTACTACGCCTAAAGCGTCTACAGCTGCTTCAGCCACTCCGGCTGCTGCTGGTTTTGTTCCAAAAGAACTTAAAGTACAGTTCGTTCCTTCCCAAAATGCGGAAACATTAGAAGCAAAAGCAAAACCGCTTGAGAAATTGCTGCAAGATAAACTGGGTATCCCAGTTAAAGTTTCCGTTTCCACGGACTATAACGTTGTAATCGAAGCTATGGCTTCCAAACAAGTTGACATCGGCTTCTTGCCGCCAAGCAACTATGTTGTTGCTCATGACACTCGTAATGCCGCTGACTTACTTGTTCAAGCAACACGCTTGGGTGTTGACGATGCGACAGGTCAACCAACCAAAGATCTCGTGAATTTCTACAAATCAGAAATCCTTGTAAAAGCGGATTCCCCTATCAAATCCGTTGCAGATTTGAAAGGCAAAAAAATCGGCTGGCAAGGTGTTACATCTGCAGCTGGTTATATTTATCCAGGACTATTATTGAAGAAAGCAAACATCGATCCGGTTAAAGACGTTACAGGCGTTCAATTCCAAGGCCATGATAAAGCCGTTATCGCTCTGCTGAACGGTCAAGTCGACGCTGTGGGCGTTTTCCAAGATATTCGGACCAATATGTTGAAAGATTACCCAGAGCTATTTAAACAAACAAAAGTTCTTGCATACTCAGATAACATCCCTAATGATGTAATCGCTGTACGCCCAGATATGGACGCAACTTGGAAAAAGAAAATTCAAGATGCCTTCATCGCCATTGGTAACGACCCAGAAGGTCAAAAAATCATCCTTGATGTTTACACTCATAAAGGCTATGTAGTTACTGAAGATTCAAAATTCAATATCGTTCGTGAAGCTAATAAAGCAATGGGCTTGAAATAA